Proteins from a single region of Candidatus Omnitrophota bacterium:
- a CDS encoding lactate racemase domain-containing protein — protein MTQFPRMAVAIQQFDRTKVQSTDAALAQTFAEAEFSTLPLQGKKIAVAVGSRGISSIAAIVKNTVETLKRAGAIPFVIPAMGSHGGGTEAGQAGLLANYGVASDRIGAPVDASLETVPLGETPDGVPVYIARSAWQADGVILINRIKPHTDFHGDFESGLMKMIAIGLGKIHGANAFHSRTHLFPSSEMIRSIARVVLAQGKVLGGVAILENAYHETARLEWVPASRMEEREKVLLPEAKKLMPSLPVEKADILLIDEIGKNISGTGLDPNITGRCYRLNSVWQEKPDITRIVALDLTDDSHGNAVGIGLTDFCHRRIVDKMDRMATYLNAIISRNTPNAAIPMYYDNSRELLEHVMLSIGESVRPEQMRLLRIRNTLDIERILVSEALVPELRNHPQIASLSELREMEFDSRGDLIELRRMNF, from the coding sequence ATGACCCAATTTCCGCGAATGGCGGTTGCCATTCAGCAATTCGATCGAACGAAAGTGCAATCCACAGATGCCGCCCTGGCGCAGACTTTCGCCGAGGCGGAATTCTCTACTTTGCCCCTGCAAGGGAAAAAGATCGCCGTCGCCGTTGGCAGCCGCGGCATTTCTTCCATCGCCGCTATTGTTAAAAATACGGTGGAAACTTTGAAGCGGGCGGGCGCGATTCCCTTCGTCATCCCCGCGATGGGTTCGCATGGCGGCGGGACGGAAGCGGGGCAGGCGGGTCTCTTGGCGAATTACGGCGTTGCTTCCGATCGCATCGGCGCGCCTGTGGACGCCTCCCTCGAAACTGTCCCTTTAGGCGAAACGCCCGATGGCGTCCCCGTGTATATCGCCCGCTCCGCCTGGCAAGCGGACGGCGTAATCTTAATCAACCGCATCAAGCCGCATACGGATTTTCACGGCGATTTCGAAAGCGGCCTCATGAAGATGATCGCCATCGGACTCGGCAAGATTCACGGCGCTAACGCCTTCCACAGCCGCACCCATCTTTTTCCCTCCAGCGAGATGATTCGATCCATCGCTCGCGTCGTCCTGGCGCAGGGGAAAGTGCTCGGCGGCGTCGCCATTTTGGAAAACGCTTATCACGAAACCGCCCGCTTGGAATGGGTTCCCGCCTCGCGCATGGAGGAGCGGGAAAAAGTCCTGCTTCCCGAAGCCAAAAAACTAATGCCGTCGCTGCCGGTGGAGAAAGCGGATATTTTGCTCATCGACGAAATCGGCAAAAACATCAGCGGCACCGGCCTCGATCCCAACATCACCGGACGATGCTACCGCCTCAATTCCGTCTGGCAGGAGAAGCCCGACATCACCCGCATCGTAGCGCTGGATTTAACCGACGACTCGCACGGAAACGCCGTCGGCATCGGCTTGACCGATTTCTGCCATCGCCGCATTGTAGATAAGATGGACCGCATGGCGACCTATCTCAACGCCATCATCTCCCGTAACACGCCCAACGCCGCCATTCCTATGTATTACGATAATAGCCGCGAGCTATTGGAGCATGTCATGCTCTCCATAGGCGAGAGCGTGCGCCCGGAACAGATGCGGCTCTTGCGCATTCGCAATACGCTTGATATCGAACGGATTCTAGTCTCCGAAGCCTTGGTTCCCGAATTGCGGAATCATCCGCAGATCGCTTCTCTTTCGGAATTGCGGGAAATGGAATTCGATTCCCGCGGCGATTTGATCGAACTGCGCCGCATGAATTTTTAA
- a CDS encoding Nramp family divalent metal transporter, producing the protein MDNAANAQPPIPAFREPPQSLLSSLRFLGPGFILSASIVGSGELIMTTTLGAKAGFVLLWVILLGCLAKVAVQLEYGRYCISHGRPSFQAWNSSPGFKLLGVHWTMIVTLFFLIATFAGQAGVLGGSAQVAAYVFPTIPLWVWIIAIAITLSLLVFHGQYGPVEFVAAALNFIFISTILYCVASIQTTPYAFSLADLGQGLSFRLPAGTMPFAVAAFGITGVASGEICMYPYWCIEKGYAAWTGPRDGSPEWTRRAKGWIRVMNVDAAASLIVYTLATCAFYILGASVLRNQPKLADGNEFVLQLSSIFTEVLGPGARGVFMLGAFTVLFSTIFANTAGFSRLWTDMFAVCGLFNVEDRKSRLLSIFVMAWIFPAVCGLIYLTVQKLLILIVFMGIINSLFLLVVAWQGIVFRYYYTYEELKPSRAYDIALWVSILSIAFMAWRAFMAIFQ; encoded by the coding sequence ATGGATAACGCCGCCAACGCCCAGCCGCCCATTCCCGCTTTCCGCGAACCGCCGCAAAGTCTACTTTCGTCCTTGCGCTTTTTGGGGCCGGGATTCATCCTCTCGGCGTCCATCGTCGGCTCCGGCGAATTGATTATGACCACAACGCTGGGCGCCAAGGCGGGCTTCGTTCTGTTGTGGGTGATTCTTTTGGGATGCCTGGCCAAGGTAGCGGTGCAATTGGAATACGGCCGCTATTGCATCAGCCACGGACGCCCCTCGTTTCAAGCCTGGAATTCCTCGCCCGGCTTCAAACTCTTAGGCGTCCATTGGACGATGATCGTCACGCTGTTCTTTCTCATCGCCACCTTCGCGGGACAGGCGGGCGTTCTGGGTGGTTCGGCGCAAGTGGCGGCGTATGTTTTTCCCACTATTCCTTTATGGGTATGGATTATAGCCATCGCTATTACGCTTTCTTTGCTGGTATTTCATGGCCAATACGGCCCGGTGGAATTCGTAGCGGCGGCGCTCAACTTCATTTTCATATCGACGATTCTCTATTGCGTCGCGTCGATCCAAACGACGCCTTACGCTTTCTCTCTCGCTGATTTGGGACAGGGACTTTCTTTCCGCTTGCCCGCTGGAACCATGCCCTTCGCCGTAGCAGCTTTCGGCATCACCGGCGTCGCTTCCGGCGAAATCTGCATGTATCCCTATTGGTGCATCGAAAAGGGCTATGCCGCCTGGACCGGCCCGCGCGACGGTTCGCCCGAATGGACGCGGCGCGCTAAAGGCTGGATCCGCGTCATGAACGTGGACGCCGCCGCCTCGCTGATCGTCTATACTCTCGCCACCTGCGCATTTTACATCCTGGGAGCGTCAGTGCTGCGCAATCAGCCCAAACTCGCCGACGGCAACGAATTCGTCCTGCAACTCTCCAGCATCTTCACGGAAGTGCTAGGGCCGGGTGCCCGCGGCGTTTTCATGCTCGGCGCTTTTACGGTGCTCTTCTCCACCATCTTCGCCAATACGGCGGGATTTTCTCGCTTGTGGACCGACATGTTCGCCGTCTGCGGCCTGTTCAACGTCGAAGATCGAAAAAGCCGCCTGCTTTCCATCTTCGTCATGGCCTGGATTTTCCCCGCCGTGTGCGGATTGATTTACTTGACAGTGCAAAAATTGCTCATCCTGATTGTCTTCATGGGCATCATCAATTCCCTCTTCCTGCTAGTCGTCGCCTGGCAGGGAATCGTCTTCCGTTATTATTACACCTACGAAGAATTGAAGCCGTCGCGCGCCTATGATATTGCGCTATGGGTAAGCATTCTATCCATCGCCTTCATGGCCTGGCGGGCGTTTATGGCGATATTTCAATAA
- a CDS encoding type II toxin-antitoxin system HicB family antitoxin, which produces MVNYEDYTIVIRPDGIGAFVAHIPAIPGCHALGKTPLEAQKELQNVFEMIWDEILEEEKNHSTHLRAGRPRSHA; this is translated from the coding sequence ATCGTGAACTATGAAGATTATACGATAGTAATCCGTCCTGACGGCATTGGCGCTTTCGTCGCCCATATTCCCGCCATTCCAGGTTGTCATGCGTTGGGAAAAACTCCTTTGGAAGCCCAAAAAGAACTGCAAAACGTATTCGAAATGATCTGGGACGAGATTCTGGAAGAAGAAAAGAACCATTCTACCCATTTGCGGGCGGGACGCCCGCGCTCCCACGCGTAA
- a CDS encoding BrnT family toxin, with translation MASTSKWRRECFYRNIGSKKSPSADEDRWLATGIFERRRITVVFTMRKGRWRIISARRSRRNE, from the coding sequence ATGGCATCGACTTCAAAATGGCGGCGGGAGTGTTTTTATAGGAACATAGGATCAAAAAAATCTCCCTCTGCCGATGAAGATCGATGGCTGGCAACGGGAATTTTTGAAAGAAGACGTATCACCGTCGTTTTCACGATGCGGAAAGGAAGATGGCGGATCATTTCGGCGAGAAGGTCGCGGAGAAATGAATGA
- a CDS encoding BrnA antitoxin family protein yields MNEKRQKEKIVRMSSEEIKQAHRRGDFGETDWKRLDAMTDKELEEAVSNDPDAAPLVDPSFWQDAKVVMPESKMDIHIRLDPDIVAFFKKGGPGYQTRMNAVLRTYVEAHRDEHS; encoded by the coding sequence ATGAATGAGAAGCGGCAAAAAGAAAAAATCGTCCGCATGAGTTCGGAAGAAATCAAACAGGCGCATCGCCGGGGCGACTTCGGCGAAACCGACTGGAAGCGTTTGGACGCCATGACGGATAAAGAGTTAGAAGAGGCGGTTTCGAACGATCCTGACGCCGCCCCACTGGTTGATCCCTCATTTTGGCAAGACGCCAAAGTAGTTATGCCTGAATCGAAAATGGACATCCATATCAGGCTCGATCCCGATATCGTGGCTTTTTTCAAGAAAGGCGGGCCAGGCTATCAAACCCGGATGAACGCCGTCTTGCGTACCTACGTCGAAGCTCATAGAGATGAACATTCATGA
- a CDS encoding glyoxalase superfamily protein has product MVALRFNHIAPHFFSSDVARSKEFYEGVLGFSLDYSNGEPPSYIVMRRDDVYLHLSCPGPYGVPKNAGAAFVAVAGVESLWEQASAWPKCIADPLKDADYGGGVRFKAFAVQDPDGNLLRIGEPLPYR; this is encoded by the coding sequence ATGGTTGCGCTTCGTTTCAATCACATCGCGCCGCATTTCTTTTCCTCGGATGTTGCGCGTTCGAAAGAGTTCTACGAAGGCGTCTTGGGCTTTTCACTTGACTATAGCAATGGCGAGCCGCCCTCTTACATAGTCATGCGCCGCGACGATGTCTATTTGCACTTGAGTTGTCCCGGTCCCTACGGAGTTCCGAAAAACGCTGGAGCCGCGTTCGTCGCCGTCGCCGGCGTGGAATCTTTATGGGAGCAAGCGAGCGCTTGGCCTAAATGCATAGCGGATCCATTGAAGGATGCGGACTACGGCGGCGGAGTTCGGTTCAAGGCGTTCGCCGTGCAAGATCCAGACGGGAATCTGCTGCGTATCGGCGAGCCGCTGCCTTATCGCTAA